In a genomic window of Festucalex cinctus isolate MCC-2025b chromosome 11, RoL_Fcin_1.0, whole genome shotgun sequence:
- the rev1 gene encoding DNA repair protein REV1 isoform X1 produces the protein MRRQLSMSRDVWTKKKANASADNGWAERGGYMAAKVSKLEQQFESDAPREKQRDRSSNIFTGVAIYVDGYTEPSADELRRLMMLHGGQFHFYYSRSKTTHIIANNLPNSKIQELKGEKVIKPGWITDSIKAGHLLPYLHYQLYAKHKGPLFTAVKPRQTSEMAGPSRSHHSVPKPETWKSSYPAHKQQGCGRKSPSAHPHLCPSASSQRPPEHSHFSVEPRHCSSSNSRKPLLKSSPSKHLPPHAFQPQSADQPEPQTSCGVHQRTRKDVEPRVNGTLQTSAAGWTAECINGHTPLLNGAFKSKELVSDKPFVPTDPSECPITSPESKASSLSKLDPYEFPSSPPKQSDLLPVCPEESRSKDALQLTQRTSLQVDSNPDKIAHPHVPTRLNGSHRDAFSSHSASESDSTVPPHPGAAASGSGRPHSDAAAAAESASRLSAQTGGLISEYYARSRLHQISTWRSGFSEYVNQLHSKRKATGRASFPGKERLRKLVAQRAFQSQDTQTHSAVKSCIFHVDMDCFFVSVGIRHRPELKDKPVAVTSNRGHVHVPLRPGANPQLEQQYYQRKRVADKEFEYLRDAAPQECAEAPTNGVDQDACLSMAEIASCSYAARQAGVKNGMFFGQAKQLCPTLQAVPYDFDAYKEAALTMYDTLASYTHDMEALSCDEVLLDASGLVAELGAEPEDLAKAIRADIKEKTGCCASIGMGSNILLARLSTRKAKPNGQYLLKSEEVDDFIRDLPVTSLPGVGPVMGRKLAAIGVKSCGDLRHVSLTRLQKKFGPRSGQTLFRFCRGLDERPVRSEKERKSVSAEMNYNIRFQKVDEAESFLSSLSMEVQRRLQEAGLQGRRVTLKVMVRKEGAPQETAKYGGHGICDNFAKTVMLAQSTDSGQLIAATVIKMLRAMKLPVRDLRGLGVQVQLLDASQPAQNGVNGLRTRSVKEMLLGHAATSKDAGEDKDQEKTPSIGAIERPQSPNASAPGTSKENEACRQTPKQPRTRLDLSLEIPSPSQVDRSVLEALPAELRLQVEQSWTGREGRQTKHRRPASPQPSVSKARPTSPPCPPPAPDKPPAPPGALVLQIPNQPDSPGIVLELPNYSQVDPDVFAALPKELQEELKSAYNRAAINQPPTKTLEQKNALLQLKQSVGVGIGRVKRRYKRKNVGSPAKKGPSPQKKHRPMNSPAKTASPRNVFKAENGPSTSSIPEPLPKCTLRPPPALAGASELPDIKTLLREWVTTMTDPMEEDILQVVKYCTDLIEDKDLEKLDLIIKYMRRIMQQSLESVWSMAFDFIVDNVQVVVQQTYGSSLKIA, from the exons ATGCGGAGGCAA CTCAGTATGAGTCGAGATGTGTGGACCAAGAAGAAAGCCAATGCCAGCGCGGACAATGGTTGGGCTGAGAGG GGCGGCTACATGGCCGCCAAGGTGTCAAAGTTGGAGCAGCAGTTTGAAAGCGATGCTCCCAGAGAGAAGCAGAGGGACAGATCTTCCAACATTTTCACCGGGGTGGCCATCTATGTTGACGGCTACACAG AACCAAGTGCAGATGAGCTCCGGCGGCTGATGATGCTGCACGGCGGGCAATTCCACTTCTACTATTCCCGCTCCAAGACCACCCACATCATAGCCAACAATTTGCCAAACAGCAAAATTCAGGAGCTGAAAGGTGAAAAGGTCATCAAGCCCGGCTGGATCACTGACAG CATTAAAGCAGGGCATCTCCTCCCGTACTTGCACTACCAACTGTACGCGAAACACAAAGGGCCCCTGTTTACGGCTGTAAAGCCGCGCCAGACCTCAGAAATGGCTGGACCCAGTCGCAGTCATCACAGTGTTCCCAAGCCGGAGACTTGGAAGTCCAGTTACCCCGCTCACAAACAACAAGGCTGCGGCCGAAAGAGCCCCTCAGCCCACCCACATCTTTGCCCCTCTGCATCATCTCAGCGACCCCCTGAGCACAGCCACTTTAGTGTCGAACCAAGACACTGCAGCAGTTCCAATTCCCGCAAGCCGTTATTGAAATCAAGCCCCTCGAAGCACCTCCCACCTCACGCTTTCCAGCCACAGAGTGCAGACCAACCTGAACCTCAAACCTCCTGCGGTGTGCACCAGAGGACACGCAAGGACGTGGAACCAAGAGT GAACGGAACCTTGCAGACCTCAGCAGCAGGCTGGACAGCAGAGTGCATCAATGGACACACTCCTCTTTTGAATGGTGCCTTCAAGTCAAAGGAGCTGGTTAGCGACAAACCTTTTGTTCCCACGGACCCGAGTGAATGTCCAATCACGAGCCCTGAAAGCAAAGCCAGTTCCCTGAGCAAACTCGACCCGTACGAGTTCCCCAGCAGTCCTCCAAAGCAGTCTGACCTCTTGCCCGTTTGTCCTGAGGAATCACGTTCAAAAGATGCACTTCAATTAACACAACGGACATCCCTTCAAGTTGACTCAAATCCAGACAAAATTGCTCATCCGCACGTTCCCACGCGTCTCAACGGAAGTCACCGCGATGCCTTTTCATCCCACTCGGCCTCGGAAAGCGACTCAACAGTCCCACCTCATCCTGGCGCGGCGGCGTCCGGGTCTGGCCGACCTCATTCcgacgcggcggcggcggccgagtCCGCCTCTCGGCTTTCGGCGCAGACGGGCGGCCTGATCTCAGAGTATTACGCTCGCTCGCGTTTGCACCAGATCTCCACGTGGAGGAGCGGCTTCTCCGAGTATGTCAACCAACTGCACAGCAAGCGAAAGGCGACGGGCCGCGCCTCCTTTCCGGGTAAAGAGCGACTTCGAAAATTGGTGGCGCAGCGTGCTTTCCAAAGCcaag ATACGCAGACACACTCTGCAGTTAAATCTTGCATCTTCCATGTGGACATGGATTGTTTCTTTGTGTCTGTTGGGATCCGACATCGACCTGAACTCAAAG acAAGCCTGTAGCTGTGACGAGTAACCGCGGGCACGTGCATGTGCCTTTAAGACCAGGGGCCAACCCACAGCTGGAGCAGCAGTACTACCAGAGGAAACGAGTCGCAGACAAAGAGTTTGAATATTTACGCGACGCTGCTCCACAAGAGTGTGCGGAAGCGCCCACGAACGGAGTCGACCAGGATGCTTGTCTTTCCATGGCCGAGATCGCATCCTGTAGCTATGCTGCAAG GCAGGCAGGTGTGAAGAACGGGATGTTTTTCGGTCAAGCCAAACAACTGTGTCCCACTCTGCAGGCTGTCCCGTATGACTTTGACGCCTACAAGGAGGCGGCCCTCACCATGTACGACACTTTGGCTAG TTACACCCACGACATGGAGGCTCTGAGCTGTGACGAAGTTCTGCTGGACGCCTCTGGGCTGGTCGCCGAGTTGGGGGCGGAGCCAGAAGATCTGGCCAAAGCCATCAGAGCAGACATCAAGGAGAAAACGGGATGCTGCGCTTCAATTGGCATGG GCTCCAACATTTTGTTGGCCAGGCTTTCCACGCGCAAGGCCAAGCCCAACGGGCAGTACTTGCTAAAGTCAGAGGAAGTGGACGATTTTATCAGGGACTTGCCCGTGACCAGTTTACCAG GTGTGGGGCCCGTCATGGGCAGAAAGCTGGCAGCCATTGGGGTCAAATCATGCGGGGACCTCCGTCACGTTTCTCTGACTCGGCTACAGAAGAAGTTTGGACCGCGATCAGGACAAACCCTCTTCCGTTTCTGCAGGGGTCTCGATGAGCGACCCGTCCGCTCCGAGAAGGAGAGGAAGTCCGTGTCGGCAGAGATGAACTACAATATCCGCTTTCAAAAG GTTGATGAGGCAGAATCTTTCCTGTCCAGCTTGTCCATGGAGGTGCAGCGACGTCTACAAGAAGCCGGGTTGCAAGGTCGCAGGGTGACGCTCAAGGTCATGGTCCGCAAGGAGGGCGCACCCCAGGAGACGGCCAAATACGGCGGCCATGGCATATGCGACAACTTTGCCAA GACAGTGATGCTAGCACAGTCGACTGACAGCGGTCAGCTGATCGCAGCTACAGTCATCAAGATGCTGCGCGCTATGAAGCTGCCGGTGCGGGACCTCCGAGGCCTGGGCGTCCAAGTCCAGCTTCTTGACGCAAGCCAACCTGCTCAGAACGGCGTTAACGGCCTTCGGACACGCTCCGTCAAAGAGATGTTGCTCGGCCATGCGGCAACCAGCAAAG ATGCTGGTGAAGACAAAGATCAGGAAAAGACTCCCTCGATCGGAGCCATTGAGCGTCCTCAGTCTCCCAATGCATCAGCTCCAGGaacaagcaaagaaaatgaaGCATGCAGACAAACGCCCAAACAGCCCAGAACACGTCTCGACTTGAGTCTGGAAATCCCATCACCTTCACAG GTGGATCGCTCCGTGTTGGAAGCCCTGCCCGCAGAGCTTCGATTACAAGTGGAGCAGTCGTGGACTGGTCGAGAAGGCCGACAAACAAAGCACCGCCGTCCTGCTAGTCCTCAGCCTTCCGTTTCCAAGGCGCGGCCGACCTCGCCGCCTTGTCCTCCTCCTGCACCGGACAAGCCCCCCGCACCGCCTGGAGCGCTCGTACTACAGATTCCAAACCAGCCGGACAGCCCGGGAATTGTTTTGGAGCTGCCTAACTACTCCCAG GTTGACCCAGATGTGTTTGCCGCTCTTCCCAAAGAGCTCCAGGAGGAACTCAAGTCTGCCTACAACCGTGCTGCGATCAACCAGCCTCCGACAAAAACGT TGGAGCAGAAGAATGCGCTGTTGCAGCTGAAGCAGTCCGTCGGAGTCGGCATCGGTCGAGTGAAGCGGCGCTACAAGAGGAAGAACGTAGGAAGCCCTGCCAAGAAGGGCCCGTCGCCTCAAAAGAAGCACCGTCCGATGAACAGCCCTGCCAAAACCGCATCGCCGAGGAACGTCTTCAAG GCTGAAAATGGTCCATCCACGTCCTCCATCCCAGAGCCTTTGCCAAAGTGCACCCTTCGCCCTCCTCCAGCATTGGCCGGAGCCTCTGAGCTTCCGGATATTAAAACACTGCTACGGGAATGGGTGACCACCATGACAG ACCCCATGGAAGAGGACATCCTGCAAGTGGTGAAATACTGCACTGATCTCATCGAAGACAAGGATCTGGAGAAGCTGGATCTGATCATAAAGTACATGAGGAG GATCATGCAGCAGTCGTTGGAGTCCGTGTGGAGTATGGCCTTCGACTTCATCGTGGACAACGTGCAGGTGGTTGTGCAGCAAACGTACGGCAGCAGCCTGAAGATCGCATGA
- the rev1 gene encoding DNA repair protein REV1 isoform X2, which yields MSRDVWTKKKANASADNGWAERGGYMAAKVSKLEQQFESDAPREKQRDRSSNIFTGVAIYVDGYTEPSADELRRLMMLHGGQFHFYYSRSKTTHIIANNLPNSKIQELKGEKVIKPGWITDSIKAGHLLPYLHYQLYAKHKGPLFTAVKPRQTSEMAGPSRSHHSVPKPETWKSSYPAHKQQGCGRKSPSAHPHLCPSASSQRPPEHSHFSVEPRHCSSSNSRKPLLKSSPSKHLPPHAFQPQSADQPEPQTSCGVHQRTRKDVEPRVNGTLQTSAAGWTAECINGHTPLLNGAFKSKELVSDKPFVPTDPSECPITSPESKASSLSKLDPYEFPSSPPKQSDLLPVCPEESRSKDALQLTQRTSLQVDSNPDKIAHPHVPTRLNGSHRDAFSSHSASESDSTVPPHPGAAASGSGRPHSDAAAAAESASRLSAQTGGLISEYYARSRLHQISTWRSGFSEYVNQLHSKRKATGRASFPGKERLRKLVAQRAFQSQDTQTHSAVKSCIFHVDMDCFFVSVGIRHRPELKDKPVAVTSNRGHVHVPLRPGANPQLEQQYYQRKRVADKEFEYLRDAAPQECAEAPTNGVDQDACLSMAEIASCSYAARQAGVKNGMFFGQAKQLCPTLQAVPYDFDAYKEAALTMYDTLASYTHDMEALSCDEVLLDASGLVAELGAEPEDLAKAIRADIKEKTGCCASIGMGSNILLARLSTRKAKPNGQYLLKSEEVDDFIRDLPVTSLPGVGPVMGRKLAAIGVKSCGDLRHVSLTRLQKKFGPRSGQTLFRFCRGLDERPVRSEKERKSVSAEMNYNIRFQKVDEAESFLSSLSMEVQRRLQEAGLQGRRVTLKVMVRKEGAPQETAKYGGHGICDNFAKTVMLAQSTDSGQLIAATVIKMLRAMKLPVRDLRGLGVQVQLLDASQPAQNGVNGLRTRSVKEMLLGHAATSKDAGEDKDQEKTPSIGAIERPQSPNASAPGTSKENEACRQTPKQPRTRLDLSLEIPSPSQVDRSVLEALPAELRLQVEQSWTGREGRQTKHRRPASPQPSVSKARPTSPPCPPPAPDKPPAPPGALVLQIPNQPDSPGIVLELPNYSQVDPDVFAALPKELQEELKSAYNRAAINQPPTKTLEQKNALLQLKQSVGVGIGRVKRRYKRKNVGSPAKKGPSPQKKHRPMNSPAKTASPRNVFKAENGPSTSSIPEPLPKCTLRPPPALAGASELPDIKTLLREWVTTMTDPMEEDILQVVKYCTDLIEDKDLEKLDLIIKYMRRIMQQSLESVWSMAFDFIVDNVQVVVQQTYGSSLKIA from the exons ATGAGTCGAGATGTGTGGACCAAGAAGAAAGCCAATGCCAGCGCGGACAATGGTTGGGCTGAGAGG GGCGGCTACATGGCCGCCAAGGTGTCAAAGTTGGAGCAGCAGTTTGAAAGCGATGCTCCCAGAGAGAAGCAGAGGGACAGATCTTCCAACATTTTCACCGGGGTGGCCATCTATGTTGACGGCTACACAG AACCAAGTGCAGATGAGCTCCGGCGGCTGATGATGCTGCACGGCGGGCAATTCCACTTCTACTATTCCCGCTCCAAGACCACCCACATCATAGCCAACAATTTGCCAAACAGCAAAATTCAGGAGCTGAAAGGTGAAAAGGTCATCAAGCCCGGCTGGATCACTGACAG CATTAAAGCAGGGCATCTCCTCCCGTACTTGCACTACCAACTGTACGCGAAACACAAAGGGCCCCTGTTTACGGCTGTAAAGCCGCGCCAGACCTCAGAAATGGCTGGACCCAGTCGCAGTCATCACAGTGTTCCCAAGCCGGAGACTTGGAAGTCCAGTTACCCCGCTCACAAACAACAAGGCTGCGGCCGAAAGAGCCCCTCAGCCCACCCACATCTTTGCCCCTCTGCATCATCTCAGCGACCCCCTGAGCACAGCCACTTTAGTGTCGAACCAAGACACTGCAGCAGTTCCAATTCCCGCAAGCCGTTATTGAAATCAAGCCCCTCGAAGCACCTCCCACCTCACGCTTTCCAGCCACAGAGTGCAGACCAACCTGAACCTCAAACCTCCTGCGGTGTGCACCAGAGGACACGCAAGGACGTGGAACCAAGAGT GAACGGAACCTTGCAGACCTCAGCAGCAGGCTGGACAGCAGAGTGCATCAATGGACACACTCCTCTTTTGAATGGTGCCTTCAAGTCAAAGGAGCTGGTTAGCGACAAACCTTTTGTTCCCACGGACCCGAGTGAATGTCCAATCACGAGCCCTGAAAGCAAAGCCAGTTCCCTGAGCAAACTCGACCCGTACGAGTTCCCCAGCAGTCCTCCAAAGCAGTCTGACCTCTTGCCCGTTTGTCCTGAGGAATCACGTTCAAAAGATGCACTTCAATTAACACAACGGACATCCCTTCAAGTTGACTCAAATCCAGACAAAATTGCTCATCCGCACGTTCCCACGCGTCTCAACGGAAGTCACCGCGATGCCTTTTCATCCCACTCGGCCTCGGAAAGCGACTCAACAGTCCCACCTCATCCTGGCGCGGCGGCGTCCGGGTCTGGCCGACCTCATTCcgacgcggcggcggcggccgagtCCGCCTCTCGGCTTTCGGCGCAGACGGGCGGCCTGATCTCAGAGTATTACGCTCGCTCGCGTTTGCACCAGATCTCCACGTGGAGGAGCGGCTTCTCCGAGTATGTCAACCAACTGCACAGCAAGCGAAAGGCGACGGGCCGCGCCTCCTTTCCGGGTAAAGAGCGACTTCGAAAATTGGTGGCGCAGCGTGCTTTCCAAAGCcaag ATACGCAGACACACTCTGCAGTTAAATCTTGCATCTTCCATGTGGACATGGATTGTTTCTTTGTGTCTGTTGGGATCCGACATCGACCTGAACTCAAAG acAAGCCTGTAGCTGTGACGAGTAACCGCGGGCACGTGCATGTGCCTTTAAGACCAGGGGCCAACCCACAGCTGGAGCAGCAGTACTACCAGAGGAAACGAGTCGCAGACAAAGAGTTTGAATATTTACGCGACGCTGCTCCACAAGAGTGTGCGGAAGCGCCCACGAACGGAGTCGACCAGGATGCTTGTCTTTCCATGGCCGAGATCGCATCCTGTAGCTATGCTGCAAG GCAGGCAGGTGTGAAGAACGGGATGTTTTTCGGTCAAGCCAAACAACTGTGTCCCACTCTGCAGGCTGTCCCGTATGACTTTGACGCCTACAAGGAGGCGGCCCTCACCATGTACGACACTTTGGCTAG TTACACCCACGACATGGAGGCTCTGAGCTGTGACGAAGTTCTGCTGGACGCCTCTGGGCTGGTCGCCGAGTTGGGGGCGGAGCCAGAAGATCTGGCCAAAGCCATCAGAGCAGACATCAAGGAGAAAACGGGATGCTGCGCTTCAATTGGCATGG GCTCCAACATTTTGTTGGCCAGGCTTTCCACGCGCAAGGCCAAGCCCAACGGGCAGTACTTGCTAAAGTCAGAGGAAGTGGACGATTTTATCAGGGACTTGCCCGTGACCAGTTTACCAG GTGTGGGGCCCGTCATGGGCAGAAAGCTGGCAGCCATTGGGGTCAAATCATGCGGGGACCTCCGTCACGTTTCTCTGACTCGGCTACAGAAGAAGTTTGGACCGCGATCAGGACAAACCCTCTTCCGTTTCTGCAGGGGTCTCGATGAGCGACCCGTCCGCTCCGAGAAGGAGAGGAAGTCCGTGTCGGCAGAGATGAACTACAATATCCGCTTTCAAAAG GTTGATGAGGCAGAATCTTTCCTGTCCAGCTTGTCCATGGAGGTGCAGCGACGTCTACAAGAAGCCGGGTTGCAAGGTCGCAGGGTGACGCTCAAGGTCATGGTCCGCAAGGAGGGCGCACCCCAGGAGACGGCCAAATACGGCGGCCATGGCATATGCGACAACTTTGCCAA GACAGTGATGCTAGCACAGTCGACTGACAGCGGTCAGCTGATCGCAGCTACAGTCATCAAGATGCTGCGCGCTATGAAGCTGCCGGTGCGGGACCTCCGAGGCCTGGGCGTCCAAGTCCAGCTTCTTGACGCAAGCCAACCTGCTCAGAACGGCGTTAACGGCCTTCGGACACGCTCCGTCAAAGAGATGTTGCTCGGCCATGCGGCAACCAGCAAAG ATGCTGGTGAAGACAAAGATCAGGAAAAGACTCCCTCGATCGGAGCCATTGAGCGTCCTCAGTCTCCCAATGCATCAGCTCCAGGaacaagcaaagaaaatgaaGCATGCAGACAAACGCCCAAACAGCCCAGAACACGTCTCGACTTGAGTCTGGAAATCCCATCACCTTCACAG GTGGATCGCTCCGTGTTGGAAGCCCTGCCCGCAGAGCTTCGATTACAAGTGGAGCAGTCGTGGACTGGTCGAGAAGGCCGACAAACAAAGCACCGCCGTCCTGCTAGTCCTCAGCCTTCCGTTTCCAAGGCGCGGCCGACCTCGCCGCCTTGTCCTCCTCCTGCACCGGACAAGCCCCCCGCACCGCCTGGAGCGCTCGTACTACAGATTCCAAACCAGCCGGACAGCCCGGGAATTGTTTTGGAGCTGCCTAACTACTCCCAG GTTGACCCAGATGTGTTTGCCGCTCTTCCCAAAGAGCTCCAGGAGGAACTCAAGTCTGCCTACAACCGTGCTGCGATCAACCAGCCTCCGACAAAAACGT TGGAGCAGAAGAATGCGCTGTTGCAGCTGAAGCAGTCCGTCGGAGTCGGCATCGGTCGAGTGAAGCGGCGCTACAAGAGGAAGAACGTAGGAAGCCCTGCCAAGAAGGGCCCGTCGCCTCAAAAGAAGCACCGTCCGATGAACAGCCCTGCCAAAACCGCATCGCCGAGGAACGTCTTCAAG GCTGAAAATGGTCCATCCACGTCCTCCATCCCAGAGCCTTTGCCAAAGTGCACCCTTCGCCCTCCTCCAGCATTGGCCGGAGCCTCTGAGCTTCCGGATATTAAAACACTGCTACGGGAATGGGTGACCACCATGACAG ACCCCATGGAAGAGGACATCCTGCAAGTGGTGAAATACTGCACTGATCTCATCGAAGACAAGGATCTGGAGAAGCTGGATCTGATCATAAAGTACATGAGGAG GATCATGCAGCAGTCGTTGGAGTCCGTGTGGAGTATGGCCTTCGACTTCATCGTGGACAACGTGCAGGTGGTTGTGCAGCAAACGTACGGCAGCAGCCTGAAGATCGCATGA